Proteins encoded together in one Jeotgalibacillus aurantiacus window:
- the truA gene encoding tRNA pseudouridine(38-40) synthase TruA codes for MNNYKLTIQYDGGRYKGWQRLGNSDNTIQGKIENVLTELAGEKIEIIGSGRTDAGVHALAQIANFRMRKHATEHEVMQYLNRYLPHDISVIDVTMVHDRFHSRYNAKDKTYLYKIWNEHYTHPFMRKYSMHVESKLDIDKMRNASQYFLGEHDFTSYSNAKSKKKSMVREIYSLEIHEHDGFIEIKINGNGFLYNMVRKIVGTLIEVGLGDMDAAAIPGILESKERIQTGRMADAEGLYLEKVGF; via the coding sequence ATGAACAATTATAAATTAACGATTCAGTATGACGGTGGCCGATATAAGGGCTGGCAGCGGCTCGGAAATAGTGACAATACAATTCAGGGTAAAATTGAAAATGTGTTAACAGAGCTGGCCGGAGAAAAGATTGAAATAATTGGTTCCGGCAGAACAGATGCCGGGGTACATGCGCTTGCTCAAATCGCGAATTTCAGGATGCGTAAACACGCCACTGAACACGAGGTTATGCAGTATTTAAACAGGTATCTTCCTCATGATATCAGCGTGATTGATGTAACGATGGTGCACGACCGTTTTCATTCCCGCTACAATGCAAAGGATAAAACGTATTTATATAAGATTTGGAACGAGCATTATACGCATCCCTTTATGCGGAAGTACAGTATGCATGTAGAAAGCAAGCTTGATATCGATAAAATGAGAAATGCCTCTCAGTATTTCCTTGGAGAGCATGATTTTACTTCCTATTCCAACGCAAAGTCGAAGAAAAAGTCTATGGTACGTGAAATTTACTCACTTGAGATCCATGAACATGACGGCTTTATCGAAATTAAAATAAATGGAAACGGCTTCCTTTATAATATGGTTAGAAAAATCGTCGGGACATTAATTGAGGTTGGATTGGGAGACATGGATGCTGCTGCAATACCTGGCATTCTTGAATCAAAAGAAAGAATTCAAACAGGCCGTATGGCTGATGCAGAGGGATTGTATTTGGAGAAGGTCGGTTTTTAG
- a CDS encoding staygreen family protein, translating into MKKLNPDQLYVEFKNGITMTEPVIGRKYTLTHSDITADLFLTIDQQFDYQKINAMRDEVLAEWKLANGCPFLYVSVYVDDAFDPAVTALRDAIFRRELPLALEAIRFGDRKFFAAHSALDCTPIWIHFRSTNPLYNKFEYWGTPGDYQ; encoded by the coding sequence ATGAAAAAGCTCAATCCGGATCAGTTATATGTTGAATTCAAAAACGGTATAACCATGACGGAACCGGTTATAGGCCGTAAGTATACATTAACGCACTCCGACATCACGGCAGACCTTTTTCTAACGATTGATCAGCAGTTTGATTATCAAAAGATCAATGCCATGAGGGACGAAGTGCTTGCAGAATGGAAATTGGCTAATGGATGTCCATTTCTATACGTATCTGTGTATGTTGACGACGCGTTTGACCCGGCAGTTACCGCTTTACGGGATGCCATTTTCAGACGTGAGCTGCCTTTAGCTTTAGAGGCAATAAGGTTTGGTGATAGAAAGTTTTTTGCAGCTCATTCTGCGTTAGACTGTACACCAATATGGATTCATTTTCGTTCAACAAATCCACTGTACAACAAGTTTGAGTACTGGGGGACTCCGGGTGATTATCAGTAA
- a CDS encoding alpha/beta hydrolase, whose amino-acid sequence MNFDKGIKRAIDLIGFPFTLTNMYINEKRKVEGMGQKIKIRDRYIHTIVSGEQDADYTVIFDSGLSCCSLDWFNVQPQVTTFSRTLSFDRPGYGWSSEINTSHTSENVVNDLVNVLNELQIKPPYVLVGHSFGGLNMRLFASKHPEKVAALILIDAVHENRYLSRKWDHNRKKTHQKNLNVFRFGYLTSGIGLPKLLKQPVGRKRFPGSYQKYADYIGYHQKSYEAVYKEFLYSERSALQVSNASPLNPDLPVTILSSNNSDSVWIEHQKLLSKLTKKTIQIKTNCHHSIHLENPDLVVKAIKDATYIKKEELVTQ is encoded by the coding sequence TTGAATTTTGATAAAGGGATAAAGCGTGCAATAGATCTAATTGGTTTTCCGTTCACATTAACCAATATGTACATAAACGAAAAAAGAAAAGTTGAGGGAATGGGCCAGAAGATAAAGATTAGAGATCGATACATTCATACAATCGTTTCAGGTGAGCAGGATGCAGATTATACTGTCATATTTGATTCAGGGTTAAGTTGCTGTTCATTGGATTGGTTTAATGTTCAGCCACAAGTTACAACATTTTCAAGAACGTTATCATTTGATAGACCAGGGTATGGATGGAGTTCAGAAATAAATACATCACACACTAGCGAGAATGTTGTAAATGATTTAGTGAATGTCTTGAATGAGTTACAGATTAAGCCTCCATATGTTTTAGTAGGACACTCTTTTGGCGGATTGAATATGAGGTTATTTGCAAGTAAGCACCCGGAAAAAGTAGCAGCCTTAATTTTGATTGATGCTGTACACGAAAATAGATATCTGAGCCGTAAGTGGGATCATAACCGTAAAAAGACACATCAAAAGAATCTAAATGTATTTAGATTTGGATATTTAACTTCTGGCATTGGTCTTCCTAAGCTGCTTAAGCAGCCGGTGGGGAGGAAGCGCTTTCCGGGGTCTTATCAGAAGTATGCTGACTATATAGGATATCATCAAAAATCTTATGAGGCCGTTTATAAAGAGTTTTTGTACAGTGAGAGATCGGCTTTACAGGTTTCAAACGCCAGTCCGCTGAATCCAGATCTTCCAGTGACTATTTTATCATCTAACAACTCAGATTCTGTTTGGATTGAGCATCAAAAACTGCTGAGTAAGCTGACTAAAAAAACGATACAGATCAAAACGAATTGTCATCATTCCATTCACTTGGAAAACCCGGACTTAGTTGTTAAGGCGATTAAGGATGCC